A part of Thermocrinis albus DSM 14484 genomic DNA contains:
- the gyrB gene encoding DNA topoisomerase (ATP-hydrolyzing) subunit B has translation MKEKRVLQEEYQAQDIKAVTGLQHVRLRPSMYIGDVGERGLHHLIWEILDNAVDEHMAGYASHITVTIHADMSVSVEDDGRGIPVDIHPETGIPAVQMVFTVLGAGGKFDKKVYRYSGGLHGVGASVVNALSEWLVVEVYRDGNIYRQEYVRGEPTTPVQIVGKTRKRGTKVTFKPDPEIFETTKIKFDIVEKRIRELAYLNPNCTFRLVDERTGKDLIYRFEKGIEELVLYLARGKEPLIKEVIRVGGEHEGVIVDIAFTYTKDYKEVVESFVNNIKTLEGGTHVTGFRSGLTKAVMRLLPNIKLQKELKETITGEDLREGLVAVVSCKVPDPQFEGQTKTKLGNQNVKSIVESVVYEQLSSYFDKNRDVLRVIVEKAIEAALAREAAKKAKELVRRRSPLEDTTLPGKLADCSEKDPEKCELFIVEGESAGGSAKQGRDRRFQAILPLRGKILNVEKARLDKVLSNEEIKAIVSSIGCGIGEDMDLSKLRYHRIILMTDADVDGSHIRTLLLTFFYRYMPKLVEGGYLYIAQPPLYRAKKGKTVVYLKDDRELEQLLMEDIKKEGYVRDKEGLELRGEKLMEFLKTIREVEEGYRALVKKKGQEVVDALMKVKPHEKDLREEEKARSVAEKLATLLPDMKLELRFDEDEGAFEILLSDERIGKRVLINVDLLSSLTYKNLLEGVGLTPPLTVGVGKREKTLEDLFSLYRDILDLAKENWEIQRYKGLGEMNPEQLWETTMNPATRRLLRVTIEDAAEADRIFSILMGEEVEPRREFIEAYAREVRNLDV, from the coding sequence ATGAAAGAGAAAAGGGTTCTTCAGGAAGAGTATCAGGCTCAGGACATAAAAGCGGTAACCGGGCTTCAGCACGTCAGATTAAGACCTTCTATGTACATAGGTGATGTAGGGGAGAGAGGGCTTCATCATCTCATATGGGAGATACTGGATAACGCCGTAGACGAGCATATGGCCGGTTATGCCAGTCATATAACGGTGACCATTCACGCCGATATGTCGGTGAGTGTGGAAGATGATGGTAGGGGTATCCCGGTAGACATACATCCCGAGACAGGTATCCCGGCGGTTCAGATGGTGTTCACTGTTCTGGGTGCGGGAGGTAAGTTTGATAAGAAGGTTTACCGTTACTCAGGTGGTTTGCACGGGGTGGGTGCGTCGGTGGTAAATGCCCTCTCAGAATGGTTGGTGGTGGAAGTATACAGGGACGGCAACATTTACAGGCAGGAGTATGTGAGAGGTGAGCCTACAACACCTGTCCAGATAGTGGGAAAAACCCGTAAGCGTGGTACAAAGGTCACTTTTAAGCCTGATCCTGAGATTTTTGAAACCACTAAGATAAAGTTTGACATAGTGGAAAAACGTATAAGGGAGCTGGCCTATCTGAATCCTAACTGTACCTTCCGATTGGTGGATGAAAGAACAGGTAAGGATCTCATCTACAGGTTTGAGAAGGGTATAGAGGAGTTGGTCCTCTACTTGGCAAGGGGGAAGGAGCCTCTGATAAAGGAGGTCATAAGGGTGGGAGGAGAGCATGAAGGTGTCATAGTAGATATAGCCTTTACTTACACTAAAGATTACAAGGAGGTGGTGGAGAGTTTTGTTAACAACATAAAGACTCTGGAGGGAGGTACTCACGTTACCGGCTTTAGGTCCGGCTTGACAAAGGCCGTTATGCGCCTTCTGCCTAACATAAAACTTCAGAAGGAACTCAAGGAGACAATAACGGGAGAAGATCTAAGAGAGGGACTTGTGGCTGTAGTCTCCTGTAAGGTGCCGGATCCTCAGTTTGAGGGGCAGACTAAGACGAAACTGGGTAATCAGAACGTAAAGAGCATAGTAGAGTCGGTAGTTTACGAACAGCTCTCCTCTTACTTTGACAAGAACAGGGACGTTCTGAGGGTTATAGTGGAGAAAGCTATAGAGGCTGCGCTGGCGCGCGAGGCTGCAAAAAAAGCCAAGGAACTGGTGAGGAGACGTTCCCCGCTGGAGGACACCACCCTACCCGGTAAGCTGGCTGACTGTTCGGAGAAAGATCCTGAGAAGTGTGAGCTCTTCATAGTGGAAGGAGAATCGGCAGGTGGTTCTGCAAAACAGGGCAGGGACAGAAGGTTTCAGGCCATACTACCTCTGAGGGGTAAGATCTTGAACGTAGAGAAGGCAAGGCTGGACAAGGTTCTCTCCAACGAGGAGATAAAGGCTATTGTGAGTTCCATAGGGTGCGGTATAGGGGAGGACATGGATCTTTCCAAACTCCGTTATCACAGGATAATTCTCATGACGGATGCGGACGTAGACGGATCCCACATAAGAACCCTTCTCCTTACCTTCTTTTACAGATACATGCCTAAGCTGGTGGAAGGTGGTTATCTTTACATAGCACAGCCACCTCTTTACCGTGCCAAAAAGGGTAAGACAGTGGTTTATCTGAAAGATGACAGAGAACTGGAACAGCTCCTTATGGAAGACATAAAGAAGGAAGGGTATGTGAGAGACAAAGAGGGTTTGGAACTAAGAGGGGAGAAGTTGATGGAGTTTCTGAAAACTATCAGGGAAGTGGAGGAAGGATACAGGGCTCTGGTAAAGAAGAAGGGCCAAGAGGTGGTGGACGCCTTGATGAAGGTAAAACCTCATGAGAAGGATCTGAGAGAAGAAGAAAAGGCACGCAGCGTGGCAGAGAAACTGGCTACCCTGTTACCCGACATGAAACTGGAACTACGTTTTGACGAAGATGAGGGTGCTTTTGAGATACTTCTCTCTGATGAGAGGATAGGTAAGAGGGTCCTCATCAACGTGGATCTTCTTTCCTCCCTCACCTACAAGAACCTGTTGGAGGGAGTAGGTCTTACACCACCTCTAACGGTGGGCGTAGGAAAGAGGGAGAAAACCTTAGAAGATCTTTTCTCCCTTTACAGGGACATACTGGACTTGGCTAAGGAGAACTGGGAGATTCAAAGATACAAGGGTCTGGGTGAGATGAATCCGGAACAACTTTGGGAAACCACTATGAACCCTGCCACCAGGAGGCTCCTGAGGGTTACCATAGAGGACGCTGCGGAGGCAGATCGTATATTTAGCATCCTGATGGGAGAGGAAGTAGAGCCTAGGAGAGAGTTCATAGAGGCTTACGCCAGAGAGGTGAGAAACCTTGACGTATAA
- a CDS encoding lysozyme inhibitor LprI family protein yields the protein MEDKRQNNVEPEPMDILSSLKTAMKDYEMWDEELNKVYKTLMEKLNPGEKDHGKGIHILSVVYFTNSGRY from the coding sequence ATGGAGGACAAGAGACAAAACAATGTAGAGCCAGAGCCTATGGATATACTTTCTTCTTTGAAAACGGCTATGAAGGACTATGAGATGTGGGATGAGGAGTTAAATAAAGTTTATAAAACTCTTATGGAGAAACTAAATCCGGGGGAAAAAGACCATGGCAAGGGTATTCATATACTTAGTGTTGTTTATTTTACTAATAGTGGTCGCTATTAA
- a CDS encoding aminopeptidase, translating into MFEKHIRSLLEVNMGLREEESLLLLTDDTKDYLPELMEEFVKVGSELCSGVKHIVYPSTGRHGKEPPEEVWRTTFGDEAVEALKKAGLMEKILNKEEYSEDDVATILLSVAKDVPQVVVAFPYYSTTHTFYRKILTKYLGVRYASMPLFEPDMFLGPMQVNWEEVRKLTEDVADILDEAEWVHVRAEGTDIEFSLQGRKALRDTGIFHNPGDYGNLPAGEAFIAPVEDSAFGRLTITYGPDRPLQRPLTLVFKDGAVEEIEGFEDYRYYLERVFREHDKARFIAEFGVGTNPGAKRPDNVLEAEKILGTIHIAIGDNHTFGGVNRVPFHTDYVVFKPEVTVGGKGWQKRLLEKGRLRT; encoded by the coding sequence ATGTTTGAAAAGCATATACGTAGTCTTCTTGAAGTGAATATGGGACTCAGAGAGGAAGAAAGCCTCCTTCTCCTGACAGATGACACTAAAGATTACCTTCCCGAACTCATGGAAGAGTTCGTTAAAGTAGGAAGTGAACTGTGCTCGGGTGTTAAGCATATTGTTTATCCTTCCACAGGAAGACACGGTAAAGAGCCTCCGGAAGAGGTGTGGAGAACCACCTTTGGTGACGAAGCGGTAGAAGCTTTAAAGAAGGCCGGTCTCATGGAAAAGATCCTCAACAAGGAAGAGTACTCGGAAGATGATGTGGCAACGATCCTTCTCTCTGTGGCAAAGGATGTACCTCAGGTGGTGGTGGCCTTTCCCTACTACTCCACCACTCACACCTTTTACAGGAAGATTCTAACCAAGTACCTGGGTGTTAGGTACGCTTCCATGCCCCTTTTCGAACCGGACATGTTTCTGGGTCCTATGCAGGTAAACTGGGAGGAGGTTAGAAAACTTACGGAGGATGTGGCCGATATACTGGACGAGGCTGAGTGGGTTCATGTGAGGGCGGAGGGTACCGATATAGAGTTTTCCCTTCAGGGAAGGAAGGCTCTCAGGGATACAGGCATCTTTCACAATCCAGGTGATTACGGAAACCTACCGGCAGGCGAAGCCTTTATAGCTCCAGTGGAAGACTCTGCCTTTGGCCGACTCACCATCACTTATGGACCCGACAGACCTCTTCAGAGGCCTCTCACCTTAGTGTTTAAAGATGGTGCCGTTGAGGAGATAGAAGGCTTTGAAGATTACAGGTACTATCTGGAGAGGGTTTTTCGGGAGCATGATAAGGCTCGTTTCATAGCGGAGTTCGGTGTGGGCACCAACCCGGGTGCCAAGCGTCCCGACAACGTACTGGAGGCCGAGAAGATATTGGGTACTATACACATAGCTATAGGAGACAACCACACCTTCGGTGGTGTCAACAGGGTGCCCTTTCACACCGATTACGTAGTATTTAAACCGGAAGTAACGGTAGGAGGTAAGGGATGGCAAAAGAGGCTTTTAGAGAAGGGCAGGTTAAGGACATAA
- a CDS encoding MlaD family protein → MKLSNEAKVGLLVVIVAMSLAFVILIFGEIPFFKPATKTYRVYFDDVAGLSKGSEVRVAGIKSGTVKSVRLKDGKVEVVLEVYRDVTLYRNATAYIGTLGLMGDKYLSVDPGTPEAGVLEEGGVIRYTQGYADTDRLIREMTAAAEAMKLMAQNFQTILAENREDIRALVQNMEMLTRHLDQMVVENRENVRASLTGIRLLVEHLNRTLPQTLASVQRLADTLEAMASENREDIKVAVRNLRELSEDLRSSLPTLVAQLNQLSANLNTVVTENRQDLRTISENLAESSKKLNLILTTLERGEGTLGKLIKDEELYRNIASATKTFAKAGEIAERSNLQVGFRGELYRGGDTKGIATVKLQPDEEKYYLLEIVGNSRGRVYYEEILPDRVVVKKEFKPQFTIQYARIFPIGDKKLVLRGGLKESTGGVGVDVIWNSRLMFFSDLWNAGRKDRPMDKNLKPSLQVGAEYRISGPLYVRVGGDDLLNSRLRGAFVGAGLLFTDNDLKYLLGALRLPLP, encoded by the coding sequence ATGAAGCTTTCTAACGAAGCAAAGGTAGGCTTGTTGGTAGTTATAGTGGCTATGTCCCTCGCTTTCGTGATTCTAATCTTTGGAGAGATACCTTTCTTTAAACCTGCCACAAAAACTTACAGGGTGTACTTTGATGATGTGGCAGGACTATCTAAAGGTAGCGAAGTTAGGGTGGCCGGTATAAAGAGTGGTACGGTAAAAAGTGTGAGACTTAAAGATGGAAAAGTGGAGGTGGTGTTGGAAGTATACAGAGATGTTACCCTTTACAGGAACGCCACCGCTTACATAGGTACTCTTGGACTTATGGGAGATAAGTACCTTTCTGTGGATCCTGGAACGCCCGAGGCAGGAGTTCTGGAAGAGGGTGGGGTGATAAGATACACACAAGGCTACGCGGATACCGACAGACTAATAAGAGAGATGACAGCAGCAGCAGAAGCCATGAAACTTATGGCGCAGAACTTCCAGACAATCTTAGCCGAAAACAGAGAGGATATAAGGGCTCTTGTGCAGAATATGGAGATGTTGACACGCCATTTAGATCAGATGGTGGTGGAAAACAGGGAAAACGTGCGTGCTTCTCTTACTGGTATCAGACTGCTGGTAGAACACCTCAACAGAACTCTACCTCAAACCTTGGCTTCGGTGCAGAGATTGGCAGACACGTTGGAAGCTATGGCTTCAGAAAACAGAGAAGATATAAAGGTGGCGGTACGCAACTTGAGGGAGCTCTCGGAAGATCTACGTAGCAGCCTTCCCACCTTGGTGGCTCAGCTCAATCAGTTATCTGCCAACCTTAACACTGTTGTTACAGAAAACAGACAGGACCTTAGAACTATCTCGGAGAACCTGGCGGAGTCCTCCAAGAAGTTGAATCTTATACTCACCACGTTGGAAAGAGGTGAGGGGACTCTCGGTAAGCTGATAAAGGACGAAGAACTCTACAGAAATATAGCTTCTGCCACCAAGACCTTTGCAAAAGCTGGGGAGATAGCGGAGAGGAGCAACCTGCAGGTGGGTTTCAGAGGAGAGCTTTACCGAGGTGGAGATACAAAGGGAATAGCTACGGTGAAGCTTCAACCGGATGAAGAAAAATATTATCTTTTGGAGATAGTGGGGAACTCAAGAGGAAGAGTTTACTACGAAGAGATACTTCCCGACAGGGTGGTGGTAAAGAAGGAGTTTAAACCCCAGTTCACAATACAGTACGCCAGGATATTCCCCATAGGTGACAAGAAGTTGGTGTTGAGGGGAGGTCTCAAGGAATCCACGGGTGGTGTAGGTGTGGATGTGATTTGGAACTCACGCCTTATGTTCTTCTCAGATCTTTGGAATGCCGGTAGAAAGGACAGACCCATGGACAAGAACCTGAAACCCTCCTTGCAGGTGGGTGCCGAGTACAGAATTTCAGGTCCTCTTTACGTGCGTGTAGGTGGTGATGATCTTCTTAACTCAAGACTGAGGGGTGCCTTTGTAGGAGCTGGTCTCCTCTTTACCGACAACGACCTTAAGTACCTCTTAGGTGCTTTACGACTACCTCTTCCCTAA
- a CDS encoding Gfo/Idh/MocA family protein — MRVLLVGLGNMGRKYLQKLTEIGVSVVTCDIDPTKRVDGIPFYTDPEKVDVPVDRAIVATDPLYHPYIAEYLLRRNIPVLLEKPPALSIGDWERIEGYRNLFVSEIESFSVCAEYFPEDAESILIERFGRSAGYVSPLWDLAWHDLYLLQKLPGDIQLKGLRRGEIWELEGTVGGVSFLLRVSWNSQTPRRRWFIKGKYHNTLLDFGEEKVYVDGRLMAHERRDKLLLMTKLFLEEKLGDFTKKRARRNIELLQELELK; from the coding sequence ATGCGCGTTCTTCTTGTCGGGCTCGGAAATATGGGAAGGAAGTATCTCCAGAAACTTACGGAGATAGGTGTCAGTGTTGTTACGTGCGATATAGACCCCACCAAGAGGGTGGACGGCATACCCTTCTATACAGATCCCGAGAAGGTAGATGTTCCGGTAGATAGAGCTATAGTGGCCACCGATCCTCTATACCATCCTTACATAGCCGAGTACCTCCTTAGGAGAAACATACCCGTTCTCTTAGAGAAACCACCAGCCCTCTCCATTGGAGACTGGGAAAGAATAGAGGGATACCGCAACCTCTTTGTATCGGAAATAGAATCTTTCTCTGTGTGTGCCGAGTATTTTCCGGAAGATGCAGAGAGTATTCTTATAGAGCGTTTCGGAAGATCAGCAGGCTATGTTTCTCCCCTTTGGGATCTGGCATGGCATGACCTTTACCTTTTACAGAAACTACCTGGAGATATCCAGCTAAAGGGATTAAGGAGGGGGGAGATTTGGGAACTGGAGGGAACAGTGGGAGGTGTATCCTTCCTGCTTAGGGTTTCATGGAACAGTCAGACACCTCGGAGAAGATGGTTCATAAAAGGTAAATACCACAACACTTTGCTGGATTTCGGAGAAGAGAAGGTTTATGTAGATGGCCGTTTGATGGCCCATGAGAGGAGAGACAAGCTTCTCCTTATGACCAAACTCTTCTTGGAGGAGAAACTGGGGGACTTTACAAAAAAAAGAGCTCGCAGAAACATAGAACTTCTTCAGGAGCTGGAGCTTAAGTAA
- a CDS encoding glycosidase yields MPELFKRWPLNPILTPENWPYPANAVFNPGAVRFGDRILLLVRVEDFRGFSHLTVATSPDGKTGWDIEERPTLKPEPDKYPEEMWGIEDPRIVLLEDGVFAITYVAYSWHGPTVCLALTEDFVNFRRLGPVLPPGNKNASLFPKRFKGRWLMINRIGNQVCISYSQDLKNWENHTPIMEPRPGGWWDSYRIGLGPPPIETPEGWLVIYHGVKKTVAGEIYRVGLALLDLEDPTRVIRRGDEWVLSPRATYERVGDVPNVVFPCGAVTVGEDLFLYYGAADTYVALAYANIRDLLDYLSSSS; encoded by the coding sequence ATGCCTGAGCTTTTCAAACGTTGGCCTCTTAACCCTATCCTCACTCCAGAAAACTGGCCATATCCTGCCAACGCTGTTTTTAACCCGGGGGCTGTCCGCTTTGGCGACCGGATACTACTTTTGGTAAGGGTGGAGGACTTTAGGGGATTTTCCCATCTCACAGTAGCAACGAGTCCGGACGGTAAAACTGGATGGGATATAGAGGAGAGACCTACCCTGAAACCGGAACCTGATAAGTATCCCGAAGAGATGTGGGGTATAGAAGATCCTCGCATAGTCCTTCTGGAGGATGGTGTTTTCGCCATTACATACGTGGCTTACTCATGGCACGGACCTACTGTATGTTTGGCTCTCACCGAGGATTTTGTAAACTTTAGGAGGCTTGGCCCAGTACTACCTCCCGGTAATAAAAACGCCAGTCTTTTTCCAAAGCGCTTTAAAGGTAGGTGGCTTATGATCAACCGTATAGGAAATCAGGTATGCATTTCCTACTCGCAGGATCTGAAAAACTGGGAAAACCACACACCTATAATGGAACCTAGGCCCGGAGGCTGGTGGGACTCTTACAGGATAGGTCTGGGTCCGCCACCCATTGAAACTCCCGAGGGTTGGCTTGTAATTTATCATGGTGTGAAAAAAACGGTGGCGGGAGAGATATACAGGGTGGGGCTGGCCCTACTGGACCTAGAAGACCCTACACGGGTTATACGAAGGGGAGACGAGTGGGTACTTTCACCACGAGCAACTTACGAAAGGGTGGGTGATGTGCCCAACGTGGTCTTTCCGTGTGGTGCTGTGACTGTGGGAGAGGATCTGTTTCTCTACTACGGTGCTGCTGACACGTACGTGGCTCTTGCTTATGCCAATATCAGAGATCTTCTAGATTACTTAAGCTCCAGCTCCTGA
- a CDS encoding Crp/Fnr family transcriptional regulator, which yields MAKEAFREGQVKDIKLDQLKKLHLFEDLSEEELKDTLRYMQVRTFRRNEYLFFEEEGEPGIYILLEGLIKLLKETHDARIVIVRLVYPGDVFGWIEWGKRAPKNTYTAKAMVESTTLYISNRDFINLAIKHPAIAVKMTCEATANLLQTYETLKSIAGGKVEERIAKVLLEIADRIGKKLDDVIVIEAPLTRNDIAEMTGTTVETTIRVMSKWKRMGIINTDRGYIEILKRRELEKLAV from the coding sequence ATGGCAAAAGAGGCTTTTAGAGAAGGGCAGGTTAAGGACATAAAGCTGGATCAGTTAAAAAAACTTCATCTCTTTGAGGACCTGTCAGAAGAAGAACTGAAGGACACTTTACGCTACATGCAGGTACGTACCTTCCGCAGGAACGAATACCTTTTCTTCGAAGAGGAGGGAGAGCCAGGCATATACATTCTCCTGGAGGGGCTCATAAAACTCCTCAAGGAAACCCACGACGCTCGCATAGTTATAGTGAGACTGGTTTATCCCGGTGATGTCTTTGGATGGATAGAGTGGGGAAAGAGGGCACCAAAAAACACTTATACCGCCAAGGCTATGGTAGAGTCCACGACTCTTTACATATCCAACAGGGATTTTATAAACCTCGCCATAAAACATCCCGCCATAGCTGTCAAAATGACCTGTGAGGCTACCGCCAACCTCCTTCAAACTTACGAAACCCTAAAGAGTATCGCGGGAGGTAAGGTGGAGGAGAGGATAGCCAAGGTACTTCTGGAGATAGCAGACAGGATAGGTAAAAAGCTGGATGACGTGATAGTGATAGAAGCACCCCTTACCAGAAACGACATAGCGGAGATGACCGGCACCACTGTAGAGACAACAATAAGGGTGATGAGTAAGTGGAAGAGGATGGGCATAATAAACACCGACAGGGGATACATAGAGATCCTCAAAAGGAGGGAGTTGGAAAAGTTAGCGGTATGA
- a CDS encoding LysM peptidoglycan-binding domain-containing protein has translation MRYKVSVDDLLRENPWIKDPDYILPGWKLKIPRPGYENKTRSNIREGLRRVDPLVIDLDGDGIKLVNINKSNAMFDLTGSGFANKMGLKNVRVWV, from the coding sequence ATGAGGTATAAAGTCAGTGTTGATGATCTACTCAGAGAGAATCCGTGGATAAAGGACCCTGACTACATCCTTCCCGGATGGAAGCTAAAGATACCCAGACCTGGCTACGAGAACAAAACCCGCTCCAACATTAGGGAAGGACTTCGCAGGGTTGACCCTCTTGTCATAGACCTTGATGGAGATGGGATAAAGCTTGTAAATATTAACAAATCCAATGCCATGTTTGACCTCACTGGTTCGGGGTTTGCTAATAAGATGGGGTTGAAAAATGTTAGGGTTTGGGTATAA
- the ilvD gene encoding dihydroxy-acid dehydratase: MRSDKVKKGVERAPHRALLRACGLTDEDMDKPLIGIANSYIDIIPGHVHLREFVEPIKEEVRKAGGVPIEFNVIGVDDGIAMGHYGMHYSLPSRELIADSIETVVEAHQLDALICIPNCDKIVPGMLMAAVRLNIPTIFISGGPMLAGELEGQKVDLITVFEGIGQLKAGKIDEAKLKLLEQTACPTCGSCSGMFTANSMNCLTEVLGLGLPGNGTIPAVDPRREMLARQAARQIMELLKRDIRPRDIVTVEALDNAFAVDIAMGGSTNTVLHLLAIAQEAGIDYPLERIDRISKATPTLCKISPASHYHIQDLDMVGGIPALLKELIRGNYLPHPDRPTVSLKTLREIAMSAPDADGEVIRRIEEPYSRDGGLAILFGNLAPEGAVVKTAGVSENMLVFRGKAICFDSEEEAVEAILGGRVKPGHVVVIRYEGPKGGPGMREMLSPTSAIMGMGLGDKVALITDGRFSGGTRGACVGHISPEAAAGGPIGVVKDGDEILIDIPGRRIELLIPEEELQRRLKEFVPKQKEIKSRWLRRYVRFVTSASKGAVLEA; this comes from the coding sequence ATGAGAAGCGATAAAGTTAAAAAAGGCGTTGAACGTGCACCTCACAGAGCGCTGCTGAGAGCTTGCGGCCTTACCGACGAGGATATGGACAAGCCTCTCATAGGTATAGCCAACTCTTACATAGACATAATACCCGGCCATGTACATCTGAGAGAGTTCGTGGAACCGATAAAGGAAGAAGTAAGGAAGGCTGGTGGTGTTCCCATAGAGTTCAATGTGATAGGCGTGGACGACGGTATAGCTATGGGACATTACGGCATGCACTACTCTCTACCTTCCAGAGAACTCATAGCGGACAGTATAGAAACAGTGGTGGAGGCACACCAGCTGGATGCCCTCATATGTATACCTAACTGTGACAAGATAGTTCCCGGCATGTTGATGGCTGCTGTGAGGCTCAACATACCTACCATCTTCATAAGTGGCGGTCCCATGCTGGCGGGAGAGTTGGAAGGACAAAAGGTGGATCTCATCACTGTGTTTGAAGGAATAGGCCAGTTGAAGGCTGGCAAGATAGACGAAGCTAAACTGAAGCTTTTGGAACAAACAGCGTGTCCTACCTGTGGTAGCTGTTCAGGTATGTTTACCGCCAACTCTATGAACTGTCTGACAGAGGTCTTAGGTCTTGGGCTTCCTGGCAACGGTACCATTCCGGCCGTTGACCCTCGTAGAGAGATGTTGGCACGCCAGGCGGCGCGTCAGATAATGGAGCTTCTCAAAAGAGATATAAGACCGAGGGACATAGTTACCGTGGAGGCCTTGGATAACGCCTTTGCGGTAGACATAGCAATGGGAGGATCTACCAACACTGTTCTACACCTTCTTGCTATAGCTCAGGAGGCAGGCATAGACTATCCTCTAGAGAGGATAGATCGTATATCGAAGGCCACTCCTACCCTTTGTAAGATATCACCCGCCTCCCACTACCATATACAAGATCTGGACATGGTGGGTGGTATTCCTGCCCTTCTGAAAGAGCTTATCAGGGGTAACTATCTTCCCCACCCTGACAGACCTACCGTAAGTCTCAAAACACTGAGGGAAATAGCTATGTCTGCACCCGATGCGGATGGTGAAGTCATAAGGAGAATAGAAGAACCCTACTCCAGAGACGGCGGCCTTGCCATACTTTTTGGTAACCTTGCACCGGAAGGTGCGGTGGTGAAAACAGCAGGTGTGTCCGAAAACATGCTAGTCTTTAGAGGTAAAGCTATATGCTTTGACTCAGAAGAAGAGGCTGTGGAGGCCATACTGGGTGGAAGGGTGAAGCCTGGACACGTGGTGGTCATAAGGTACGAAGGACCTAAAGGTGGACCCGGTATGAGGGAGATGCTCTCTCCCACATCTGCCATAATGGGTATGGGGTTAGGTGATAAAGTGGCCCTCATAACAGACGGACGCTTTTCCGGAGGCACGAGGGGGGCGTGTGTGGGACACATATCTCCAGAAGCGGCGGCAGGTGGTCCGATAGGTGTGGTGAAGGACGGTGATGAGATCCTCATAGACATCCCCGGTAGAAGAATAGAGCTCTTGATTCCGGAAGAAGAACTTCAGAGAAGACTGAAAGAGTTTGTACCTAAACAGAAGGAGATAAAGAGCAGGTGGCTTAGGAGATACGTCCGTTTTGTCACATCTGCTTCAAAGGGTGCGGTTCTTGAAGCTTAA
- a CDS encoding universal stress protein yields the protein MTYKRILVGLDGSPAGWNAAEWAFLLALRMDVPVVGIHVIDEGLLEEAFLEDLAGVLGFIPPQGFTTKVRDFLEEQAGIIVDEFLKLGRERGVKVSSLQTVGKPYKVLIEQADKEDLLIVGREGKRPVRGLFLGSTSEMIVRRAACHVMVVPEGKAKLEKVCVAFDGSSQSVKAVQVAKEIAQKGGVEVRALYVGDEDIRLEDDSVVYVRLRGLPEEKLVEYCKEEGMDLLVAGRTSRSVVSELFLGSVATFLLHHSPVALLLVR from the coding sequence TTGACGTATAAGAGGATCCTGGTAGGTCTTGATGGCTCACCTGCAGGATGGAACGCTGCTGAATGGGCCTTCCTTTTGGCTCTCAGAATGGACGTACCTGTTGTGGGGATTCATGTGATAGACGAAGGGCTACTGGAAGAGGCTTTTTTGGAAGATCTGGCAGGTGTCCTTGGCTTTATACCACCTCAGGGTTTTACCACCAAAGTGAGGGATTTTTTGGAAGAACAGGCGGGGATCATCGTAGACGAGTTTTTAAAACTGGGCAGGGAGAGAGGCGTTAAGGTGTCTTCCTTACAAACGGTAGGCAAACCTTACAAGGTGCTCATAGAGCAAGCAGATAAAGAAGATCTTCTGATAGTGGGAAGAGAGGGGAAAAGACCTGTAAGGGGACTGTTTCTTGGTTCTACATCTGAGATGATAGTCAGGAGGGCTGCCTGTCATGTTATGGTGGTTCCGGAAGGTAAGGCGAAGTTGGAAAAGGTGTGCGTTGCCTTTGATGGAAGTTCTCAGTCGGTGAAGGCTGTGCAGGTGGCCAAAGAGATAGCTCAGAAAGGCGGTGTTGAGGTGAGAGCTCTTTATGTAGGAGATGAAGATATACGCTTAGAGGATGACTCGGTGGTTTATGTACGTCTGAGAGGACTTCCGGAAGAAAAACTGGTAGAATATTGCAAGGAGGAGGGAATGGACCTTCTGGTGGCCGGTCGTACTTCTCGGTCTGTGGTTTCGGAGCTCTTTTTGGGAAGTGTGGCCACCTTCCTTTTGCATCACAGCCCGGTAGCACTGTTGTTGGTGAGGTGA
- a CDS encoding M23 family metallopeptidase, with product MYNPGAQFRVTSRYGERIHPITGERKFHRGIDYAAPAGTPVPVAADGVVYRTGSETGWGK from the coding sequence ATGTATAATCCTGGAGCACAATTCAGAGTGACATCTCGGTATGGGGAAAGAATCCATCCCATCACAGGGGAACGGAAGTTTCACCGTGGGATAGATTATGCAGCACCAGCTGGAACTCCTGTTCCGGTGGCTGCAGATGGAGTAGTTTACCGAACGGGTTCAGAGACCGGGTGGGGGAAATGA